TATATTTTGTTAGCAATGGATCAGGTGCTAATTTGTACAATAATGTTAAAATATCAGAATACTCCACAATGCTTAGGCTGTCGGCTCCACCTGCATTATTAGTTTTAGAGGTCTTTACGTGTCCTGCTTACCAAATTTGGTCGCAGGGAGAAGCTGGTTTTCTTCTTGCTAATCAACTTATTGGAAAGGCCTTGAGGATTCCCGGCGCCACAGTCCACTGGTATGACAAACCAGGTTGGTTACATTACAGCAAGATTTGCACATTGCATACTCATGTTTTGCCCCTACATTTATTATAGTAACATTTCATTATTTCAACTTTTAGAGATGAGGAAACAAAGAAAGATGGGCCACATCACTCTTGTTGGCTCTTCTATGGGCCTTCTTGAAAGACGATTGCAATCCATGTTAGCAGATGAAACAAAAGAAGACCAACCTGAAGGTCAGTTTCACTACTTAGCATGCATGTTTTTTGGGTGGTGATTTTTgtgtataattaataattcttGCTACTGCAGCTACTCCTCGTGTTGGAATTATAATGGGATCTGATTCTGACCTCCCTGTCATGAAGGACGCTGCTAAGATTTTAAGAGAGTTTAATGTGCCAGCTGAGGTTAATTACATAATTATCTCCCTTCTTTGGCTTCTTGTGCTGGCTTAAAGACGATTTTCTTCATAATATAGAATATAGATGCATTTTTCTTTCTCTAAATGAATGTTTGTTTACAGGTAAGAATAGTCTCAGCACACCGGACCCCTGAAATGATGTTTTCCTATGCTTCGTCTGCTCGCGAGCGTGGTATCCAGGTCATCATTGCAGGTGCTGGAGGTGCCGCTCACTTGCCAGGTATGTTTTGTTTGAGAACGATgttcttgtatatatatatatatatatatatatcagtgTGTGCGCTCTGTGACATTGTGCATTCAATTAGGCATGGTAGCTGCTTTGACCCCCTTGCCTGTAATTGGTGTTCCCGTCCGTGCATCTACATTAGATGGACTAGACTCTCTCTTGTCCATTGTTCAGGTATAACTTTTTGCATCTTTCTGGTCAGCTTCTTCACAGAAGTAACCTTAGTTTTtcgaaaaatcaaatcatgttTTTATATCTGATCTATCACGGAGATTGGTGCTTGTGATTGTATTTTTCATTCGAAAAGGCTATTATGTCTTGTCCATTTTTTCAGATGCCAAGGGGAGTCCCAGTGGCCACAGTAGCAATAAACAATGCAACTAATGCTGGTTTGCTAGCAGTAAGGTTACTAGGAATTAGTGACTTCGATTTGCAAGCAAGGTGGGTCTATCTCGTCTCTTCTAAACGTTAATGTTCCCCTTGTTCCCTTTCCTAACCCAGCCCAAGTTTCGTGTCTGTCGTTTACTGATATAGAGTGGCTTATTCCATCCTTACAGGATGGCCCAATACCAAGAAGATAGAAGAGATGAAGTTTTGGTCAAGGATGATAAGCTGGAAAAAGGTGGCTGGGAGGCCTACCTGAATTCATGAGGATCTCAACATCGATATTTCCGATTACTTTTCTTCCGAGCTAGCCTACCAAGTAGGTAGCAGCGACGTACAATTCTTGTGAAACGAAGCCTTGCTCGAAAATGCAGTCTCAACCAATCCCTGTGGATACATGTCAACAAATGTTTTAAGGTTAGATATCAAATAcaggggtgtgtgtgtgtgtgtgtttcccCTTCCATCACTTAATATCTTGTATTAGCTTGCACAGATAAAgacaccttcatcacttaacaTCTTGTTGCTTGCAGATAAAGTAGATTCTGTGGCTATTTGCCTAAAGATGCAATGCTGTGGACATTCAAGTGAACCTATTTTCCAGCAAGTTTCACTTAAAGAGATTGTAttgttatgtgtgtgtgtgtgtgtgtattattATTACATTATAGATTGAAATGTGACTAATAATTTGGAGTCTGTAGCCCAGATAGGCTACTTGTGGGTTCCATTTATTTGTAGGGGCCGCATTTTATTCTGAACTACTATTTTCTAGTTATAACATTGGTATGCTTTCTTTAGTATTGGGCTACAATTCATACGATTACAGCTATGATGATAATATGAATACAAATGAATTATTCCGGAAAATATAAATAGCTTGTTTGTTTTGTAATTTGTATATATAGAAATATTATGTTCTATATTTGATGTAAATTGAAGTGAATTATTTTACACTACATAATATTAAAACTATAAAAGGTGGTTGAACTCCAgatttcattattttataatattaaaattataaaaggtAGTTGAACTCCAGATTTCATTATTTTAACTCGTATAAAATCCATAATTTAGTCTTCATTTTAATCTTAGTACCAAAATCTGGATCCAAACTCATCCCCTAACATATTTTAGACGTTTTTTGGGCAGAGAATTTagctaaaaaataataatctaatCGAACAAAACTAATGAACTCATGGTATAATAAAAAGTTTCCCTAATATAAATTTAGTAGTAtcaattttgaatattttttctgTTTAATTTAAGTGTATATAGATAGTTTCCTCAAAAAAGCGAAGTCAACACTGTGCGcgcgagagagggagaggaatATGCGATTTTCACAaagcaaattaaaaaataaaaaccgaAATCTTTGAATACTAatcacaaattcacaaccaCACACACACTGAAGTACTCAGTCTactgtagagagagagagagagcgatgGGGGCGCTGACGACGGCGTTGATAGCTATAGCGGCGGTGGCGCTGGGATGGTGTACGATCGAGATCGCGTGCAAACCCTGTCTCGAGAAAGGCCGCGAAGCCATAGATCGCAACCTCAACCCCGATTACGACCCCGACGACGACGCCGACACCGACACCACCGCCGCCCTTCACGCCCCACTCAATCCCGATAATGCTGaagctgccgccgccgccgccgccgcttccTCCACCGTCGCGAAGTCCGTTTGAGTCAGCCAGAAATTTAGGGATCTGATCGACGATACTATTGTGCGTTTAATTTTTTCCTAATTAACTCCGCCttagaattattttaatttgtttcttCTTCTTGCTTAAAATATTGCCGCTGTGTGTTGTTTCCTCTGATTAATTCTGCTGCTATGCTTGTTAGATGCTACATTGATTTAAGTGTCaagtaatttaataaaaatttataatccTCCCAAATATTCAATCTAATTTAAGTAAGGCTTTCTATaatagtactccatccgtcccggtTTTTGgaatccagttgagaacggcacagGTTTAAATAAAGTGATTCATGTGTTGTGAATgaaataagggtcccacattttatatgagagttaaaataattaaagtggagtaagggctcCACCtgcttttataaaaaatagaaatgaatactaaaatgtgggacggcaaaaaaagaaaaattggatactaaaagttgggactgagggagtaatTCAGTATTGCTGATGCAGTGAAAGACATCAAACCAGGGAGAGTTGTATCAACTCAatatacaaatacaaaaacaaacataaaatttgaaaaattatgATGTGTGTATCTTATCAACTGAACTTGATATACAACTCTATGCCATTTCCTTATTTAAAAATGCATATCAGCATTTATAATAACAACCCATCTCACAAACTTAGTCctctactcccttcgtcccacaaAGCGTGACccaatttcttttttgatttGTCTCACGAAACTTGAtctatttctaaaaatagcaaaaaatttactcattattcactttttcacctatcatatttaacacataaaatatcaatttcttaattctcgtaccCAAAAGAACTGGATCATGCttcatgggatggagggagtatatctttttgggatttttcatattatagcccacttttttttatttcgaATAGTCTTAAAACTTTCTTTTTACTAAAATAACTTTATCTGATATTTGTGtaataaataagggtaaaaattaaaaattacttatatttttcaagaacgttaaatatttttttaagaagtGTGAATAGTCTTAAAACTTTCTTTTTACTAAAATAACTTTATCTGATATTTGTGAAGtaataaataagggtaaaaattaacaattacttatatttttcaagaacattaaatatttttttaagaagtGTGAAAAATAGATGTGGACTATTTCGACGAgacaaaaaaatatactccttccgtcccatatATATGGGTTGATTGGAAATCATACAAggattaagaaaaaatattgaaaatgaaaatatacaaGTAAACTTTTCAATGTACCCATATTTAGTATTTAGTATACAAGTAAACAAGAATTGTGA
The genomic region above belongs to Salvia miltiorrhiza cultivar Shanhuang (shh) chromosome 5, IMPLAD_Smil_shh, whole genome shotgun sequence and contains:
- the LOC130985196 gene encoding outer envelope membrane protein 7-like, with protein sequence MGALTTALIAIAAVALGWCTIEIACKPCLEKGREAIDRNLNPDYDPDDDADTDTTAALHAPLNPDNAEAAAAAAAASSTVAKSV